Proteins encoded together in one Carya illinoinensis cultivar Pawnee chromosome 3, C.illinoinensisPawnee_v1, whole genome shotgun sequence window:
- the LOC122304841 gene encoding uncharacterized protein LOC122304841, with protein sequence MDEFRNCLEGNNLYDFGWWGVKFTWSNKHIDDSFTKERFDRTIANPQWMELFADRRVKTLVARKSDHKPILLIMNESNCLAGYRRKLFRFEAKWTLEEEGGNIVEAAWARDNAGQNILKKVQGKLRRCRGELIKWSSLKVSDGEKEISRLSELLKKEQKVEGAHNALIIRRLWKELGLLLEKEDLKWK encoded by the coding sequence ATGGATGAGTTTAGAAATTGTTTAGAGGGTAACAATTTGTATGATTTCGGGTGGTGGGGAGTGAAATTCACATGGTCTAATAAGCATATTGATGACTCTTTTACTAAAGAGAGGTTTGATAGAACTATTGCCAATCCTCAGTGGATGGAACTGTTTGCTGATAGGAGGGTGAAGACTTTGGTTGCTAGGAAATCTGACCATAAGcctattttgttgataatgaaTGAGTCTAATTGTTTAGCTGgctatagaagaaaattattCAGATTCGAAGCCAAATGGACCTTGGAGGAAGAGGGAGGGAATATTGTTGAAGCTGCTTGGGCAAGAGACAATGCAGgccaaaatatattaaaaaaggtCCAAGGAAAATTAAGAAGATGCAGGGGTGAACTAATTAAGTGGAGCTCACTAAAAGTTTCTGATGGGGAGAAGGAGATCTCAAGGTTGAGTGAGTTGCTGAAAAAAGAGCAGAAAGTTGAAGGGGCTCACAATGCCTTGATTATAAGAAGGTTATGGAAGGAGCTTGGCTTACTTCTTGAAAAGGAAGATCTAAAATGGAagtaa
- the LOC122304309 gene encoding mechanosensitive ion channel protein 10-like codes for MEGGKGVAEKTGTNEIVLQIRNTEETYVTKKESRDSKGSALSESSTNSFSRYSPLGSSPKRVSDTNVEPKDLDDLKNRIQMSTFTSPSSPLPSPILTKPPKIPTDTLMQRKTLARSAFSKPKSRLVEPAYAGNANLESKKADAPSSNRNSPNVASPSHKVSVSTPRETLKSAPITPRTPLIGSPGPEEEEDEEVYKSANLKVGEKIGKKLKTTVLLEWTAFVCIMGFLIASLTIEKLQHSELWDLYLWKWGVLVLVIFCGRLVTEWFINVLVFLIEMNFLLKKKVLYFVYGLQRNAQIFIWLSLVLLAWGLLFDRGVERSEETSRVLNYITRSLAACVIGAAIWLGKSLLVKLLGISFQSARFFDRIQVSIFHQYILRTLSGPPLMAMAGKVGSSASSGRLSLKNMKTEKNDGKEGGKEEVIDVDKLKKMKQEKVSAWTMKGLISVIRGSGLTTISNTLDSVDDDEGEQKGEEISSEWEAKAAAYRIFNNVAKPGSKYIDEEDLLRFMTKEEVDNMLPLIQGAVETGKIKRKDLKNWLVNVYLERKSLLHSLNDTKTAIDELNRLVSVIVVIVALIVWLLLMQFLTTQILVFISSQLLVLAFVFGNTAKTVFEAIIFVFVMHPFDVGDRIVVDGVQMVVEEVNIMTTILLRYDNEKITYPNSVLATKPISNFYRSPEMSDSVEFAVDVSTSIESIGALKAKIKVYLESKPQHWRPGHSVLVKEIEDVNKMRMGLYVTHTINFQNYGDKSSRRSELVLELKRIFEELGIKYQLLPQEVLLRYVGTAPPAFQPVR; via the exons atggaaggaggaaaaggcGTGGCGGAGAAGACAGGAACAAACgagattgttttgcagattcggAATACCGAAGAAACTTACGTTACGAAGAAAGAAAGCAGAGATTCCAAAGGCTCTGCACTTAGCGAAAGCAGCACCAACTCTTTTTCAAGGTATTCTCCGCTTGGGTCTTCGCCGAAACGGGTAAGTGATACAAATGTTGAGCCAAAAGATCTCGACGACCTTAAGAACCGAATTCAAATGTCCACATTCACAAGCCCGTCTTCTCCTTTACCGAGTCCGATTCTCACAAAGCCTCCGAAGATCCCAACGGACACCTTGATGCAAAGAAAAACGCTTGCGAGGTCGGCTTTCTCCAAGCCCAAGTCGAGATTGGTGGAGCCAGCGTATGCTGGCAATGCCAATTTGGAGTCCAAGAAGGCGGATGCACCTTCCTCCAATCGGAACTCGCCGAATGTGGCTTCCCCAAGTCACAAAGTCAGTGTTTCTACTCCACGGGAAACCTTGAAATCGGCACCGATCACTCCCAGAACGCCGTTGATCGGGTCTCCGGGaccagaggaggaagaagatgaggaaGTTTACAAGTCGGCCAATCTTAAAGTGGGCGAGAAAATCGGTAAGAAGCTTAAAACGACGGTTTTGCTCGAGTGGACTGCATTTGTGTGTATCATGGGGTTTTTGATTGCGAGCTTAACTATTGAGAAATTGCAACACAGTGAGCTTTGGGATCTGTATTTGTGGAAATGGGGAGTGCTGGTGTTGGTAATCTTCTGTGGTAGATTGGTCACTGAATGGTTCATTAATGTTTTGGTTTTCTTGATTGAAATGAACTTCTTgcttaaaaaaaaggttttgtaTTTTGTGTACGGGTTGCAGAGGAATGCTCAGATTTTTATTTGGTTGAGTTTAGTTCTACTAGCATGGGGATTGTTGTTCGACAGGGGAGTAGAGAGATCCGAGGAAACTTCTCGAGTTCTGAATTATATTACCAGGTCTCTTGCTGCTTGCGTTATTGGGGCAGCTATATGGCTTGGAAAGAGTCTGTTAGTGAAGTTACTGGGTATTTCTTTCCAAAGCGCGAGATTCTTTGACCGGATTCAAGTATCGATATTTCATCAGTATATTCTTAGGACCCTTTCGGGACCTCCTTTGATGGCGATGGCAGGAAAAGTTGGGAGCTCGGCAAGTTCGGGGCGTTTGAGCTTGAAGAATATGAAGACAGAAAAAAATGACGGAAAAGAAGGGGGAAAAGAAGAGGTGATTGATGTAGACAAGCTCAAGAAAATGAAACAAGAGAAAGTTTCTGCTTGGACCATGAAAGGGTTGATTAGTGTCATTAGGGGTTCTGGACTTACTACCATCTCAAACACACTTGATAgtgttgatgatgatgagggTGAGCAGAAAGGCGAGGAGATCTCTAGTGAGTGGGAAGCAAAGGCTGCTGCTTATCGGATCTTCAATAATGTGGCTAAGCCTGGAAGCAA GTACATTGATGAGGAGGACCTCTTGCGCTTCATGACGAAGGAGGAGGTGGATAATATGCTACCACTGATTCAAGGAGCAGTGGAAACAggaaagatcaagagaaaagaTTTAAAGAACTGGCTG GTGAATGTTTACCTAGAACGCAAATCACTGTTACATTCCTTGAATGATACGAAAACAGCCATAGACGAGCTGAACAGGCTTGTTTCAGTGATTGTGGTTATTGTGGCCCTTATTGTGTGGTTACTCTTGATGCAATTTTTAACAACCCAAATTCTCGtcttcatttcatctcaacttctTGTTTTGGCGTTTGTATTTGGTAACACTGCCAAGACTGTGTTTGAAGCCATCATATTTGTATTTGTGATGCACCCATTTGATGTAGGGGATCGCATTGTTGTTGATGGAGTGCAG ATGGTTGTTGAAGAAGTGAACATTATGACGACAATCCTCTTGAGATATGACAATGAGAAAATAACCTATCCAAATTCAGTCCTGGCTACCAAACCCATCAGCAACTTTTATAGGAGCCCTGAAATGAGTGATTCTGTCGAATTTGCAGTTGATGTTTCTACTTCAATTGAGAGTATTGGAGCTctcaaagcaaaaataaaagt GTACTTGGAGAGTAAGCCTCAACACTGGCGTCCTGGCCACAGTGTGTTGGTTAAGGAGATTGAGGATGTAAACAAGATGAGAATGGGTCTGTATGTCACGCACACCATAAACTTTCAGAACTACGGGGATAAGAGCAGCCGGAGATCTGAACTTGTGTTAGAGCTGAAGAGAATTTTTGAGGAGCTTGGTATTAAATATCAACTGCTGCCTCAAGAAGTTCTCCTCAGATATGTTGGGACAGCCCCCCCAGCATTTCAACCTGTGCGGTGA